AAGGTACTGGTATGGGAGTAAGTGAGGAACCGAAGAGCCTGCTGGCGGACGTCGACGGCGCCATGTGCCCGGCGCGCCTCGTCCTGGAGCACGTCACCAGCCGCTGGGGCGTCCTCATCCTGATCGCGCTGCGCGAGCGCTCGTACCGCTTCAGCGAGCTGCGCCGGCGGGTCGGCGGCGTCAGCGAGAAGATGCTCACCCAGACGCTCCAGACCCTGGAGCGCGACGGCTTCGTCCACCGCGACGCCAAGCCCGTCATCCCGCCCCGCGTCGACTACAGCCTCACCGTCATGGGCGAGGAGGCCGCCCGCCAGGTCGCGGAGCTCGCCCGCTGGACCGACCAGCGGGTCGCGGAGGTCGAGGAGGCCCGGGCGCGGTACGACGAGGCGCGTCGCGAGCGTGCCACGGATCCGTCCCAATGATGTTGTAAGCAGGGCGAGTTGTCGGTGCCGAGTCGTACGATCTGCTCACTGTTCGGGGGAAACCGTGAGGGACCGTGGGGGAACTGTGGCGTACGGGGACCAAAGGCTGCTGCGCGCGTGCTGCGCGGTGCTGGTGAGCGGGCTGATCGCGACCGGCTGCAGTAGCGGCGACGGGGAGAGACCCGACGGCAAGGGGAGTACGGGCACGGCACAGGGACCCACCAAGGCGCCGACCACCGCCCCGGCTCCCACCCCGACCGCCCTCGACTTCACCCCGGACCCGAAG
Above is a genomic segment from Streptomyces sp. NBC_00094 containing:
- a CDS encoding helix-turn-helix domain-containing protein, whose protein sequence is MGVSEEPKSLLADVDGAMCPARLVLEHVTSRWGVLILIALRERSYRFSELRRRVGGVSEKMLTQTLQTLERDGFVHRDAKPVIPPRVDYSLTVMGEEAARQVAELARWTDQRVAEVEEARARYDEARRERATDPSQ